The following are encoded in a window of Physeter macrocephalus isolate SW-GA chromosome 9, ASM283717v5, whole genome shotgun sequence genomic DNA:
- the MSMP gene encoding prostate-associated microseminoprotein, which yields MALWMLWAGQVKGTLGGWGITCLVISLLLQLPGVHSKCYFQAQAPCHHEGKYFTLGESWLRKDCFHCTCLHPVGVGCCDT from the exons ATGGCCTTATGGATGCTCTGGGCTGGACAGGTTAAGGGGACCCTGGGCGGCTGGGGGATCACCTGCTTGGTGATATCTCTGCTCCTCCAGCTCCCAGGAGTCCACAGCAAGTGCTACTTCCAAGCTCAAG CGCCCTGCCACCATGAAGGGAAATATTTCACCCTGGGCGAGTCTTGGCTCCGCAAGGACTGTTTCCACTGCACCTGTCTGCATCCCGTCGGTGTGGGCTGCTGTGACACGTGA